One window of Cetobacterium sp. 8H genomic DNA carries:
- a CDS encoding CidA/LrgA family protein: MIGEFAIILAITYISSIISKYTPIPIPGPVIGILLLFILLNFKILKVENIKNATNLMLTNLAFLFLPPGVGLLKSIDILANNWHKLFFVIVATTIITLIVTGWSVQFIIKRKEEENKDEFTC; encoded by the coding sequence GATTATTTTAGCGATAACTTATATAAGTTCCATAATAAGTAAATATACACCCATTCCAATTCCAGGCCCTGTAATAGGAATACTTTTACTATTTATTTTACTTAACTTTAAAATTTTAAAAGTTGAAAATATAAAAAATGCAACGAATTTAATGCTAACAAATTTAGCTTTTTTATTTTTACCACCAGGAGTTGGATTGCTTAAATCAATTGATATTTTAGCAAATAATTGGCATAAATTGTTCTTTGTGATTGTTGCAACTACTATAATAACTTTAATAGTTACTGGTTGGAGTGTCCAATTTATTATAAAAAGAAAAGAGGAGGAAAATAAAGATGAGTTCACTTGTTAG